gtcaccagtCCTCCAGGACAGTccacctctgctccagcagggcagggggaggatgTGTGAGAAGTTGTCACATGTTTGTgtcccttccatcccttccatcccttctccagTGTCACCAGCCCTCCAGGAcatcccacccctgctccagcagggcaggtggaGGATGTGTGACAAGCTGCTTGTGTTGCTTCAATCCCTTCTCCAGTGTCACCAATCCTCCAGGACAGcccacccctgctccagcagggctgtgggaaggatGTGTGACAAGCTGTCACACACCTGTGGCCCTTCCACcccttccatcccttcccctgTGTCACCAGCCCTCCAGGACAGcccacccctgctccagcagggctgctcgTGGCTGGTGGCTcgctgctcctggagcaggggccGGATGTGCAGCTGGGTGGGGTGAAGGTCTGAGAGCTCCTCCTCACTCTTCTGAGCCTCTCCCCACCTGGatcagctctgtcccagcctctGGGGTTGGATGTCAACCCTTGGAGCTGCAGGACTGAGGTCACCTGGCAGGGGACGTGGGGGTCCCCATTCTGTCGGGGCCCCATGGGAGCCCCTGCTAGAGGGTGTGTGCACCTGGCCAAGCACTGCCACCTGCACCTGGCCAAGCACTGCcacctgctcctggctcctctTGGGACaatcctgccctggctccagcagggctgctcctggctcatcATCCTGGAGTGGCAGTGGATGCAAAgctggctggggagaggctcTGGGACcatctcctccctctgctgacCCTCTCCCCACCTGGATCAGCCATCAGCGGTTGTCAGCACGTGCAGGGTGGACCCTAAAGCTGAAGTCACCCCTCGGGCAACACCCCagcactccctccctcccaaatATCCCACCCCAGCACCTTCTCCCTGTTGGAATTCAGAACacccctctggctgtcctggattgcccaaagccctgccaggggctcagagatgctggcacagagcccaagacccctgtgcctttggtTATGACCCATGGCAAAAGTTACCAACCTTGGatgaggatctgcaagccacCAAAGTCTGAGTAGAATAATAATTAGTTTGTCATGGGGtgaaaaaattgattttttggggtttttaaaactggggttttttttggggttttttttaggggTTCAgagggcaagatggaggaatctgggtgtgtccagcctttctccttcttcttcttggcctccaccttctgggtgatgttggcacttttggattggtttagagtggaagctcactgtctaacagaggtgatggggattgggaattaattgtaaataaagcacaggtagtttttatataaaaagataacaccggCCCAAGGtgggcagagtgcctctgtctgtcctgctgagcagacctcagctggacaggagaaagaattttagagataagaaacaataaacatcCTTGAGAATGAGACCAGaggagctctgactccttctttggctgccaggctgggaaaagagactttgtgacaCGCCTGGGgtcactctgagcagcagaagcccCGAGATCTCCCCTCTTTTCCAGTCCTGGCACACGGGGGACACGTGGGGAGGGGTGGAGAAACCCGGACCCGGTTACGTAACGGGGCAGAAGTGTCGGAGCCGCCCTTTGTCCCCTGCTCTCACGGCCCTGACATGTCCCACTTTGCTGTCACCATGCTGGCAAGGGGCACAGGGCCAGGGATGAGCCAGGGGATGCTCTGcactgggggaactgggggctgggggggggttCTGGGTGCTGAAGCTGCCCCTAAATCCATCCgcttcaaaaggaaaaggaatttctcAGTTCTGTCCTGGGTTGGGACAGGGATGGCCAAATTCAGGGGGGGGGTTTGGTGGAATGGGGGATTTGGCTCAAGAAAATTCCTGGTGGGAATTACAGACCACTTGTGTCCAGGGGGGTCCCACGCTACGCCttgggtctggctgggatgAATTTGGGGTTCTGCAGCATGGGGGGCTTtgggagcagtggggacaggcccagccccactgcctggGTATGCAGTGCCAGagtggggctgtcctgtgccaccccagggctgcccctgccaggagcactgGAAGGTGTGCCAGTGAGTGACAGGGCACAGACGTGCACACACCCCTGGCAGCCTTTATTGAACACCAGCAGCTGGGGTGCTCGGAgagggacactgggatggatttccctttcctctccctgctcagcctggtgcCCACCTGGGTGGGGCCACGGGGGTGACCCctgccctctgtccctgccagccccagcagcccagggtgggcaCTGGTGGGTCCTGGGCTGGTGTagcagcacccagggcacaCCAGGACCTtgggctgggatggcagagggACCGTCCTGatgtgggctctgcagcaggagaagcccGTCAGTCTGTCAGTCTCTCAGTCCATCAGTCCGTCAGTCCGTCAGTCTGTCAGACCATCAGTCCGTCAGTCCGTCAGTCTGTCAGACCATCAGTCCGTCAGTCTCTCAGTCCACCAGTCCATCAGTCCGTCAGTCCACTAGTCCATCAGTCCGTCAGTCCGTCAGTTTTTCAGTCCGTCAGTCCATCAGTCCATCAATCCATCAGTCCGTCAGTTTTTCAGTCCGTCAGTCCACCAGTCCATCAGTCCGTCAGTCCATTAGTCTGTCAGTCCACCAGTCCATCAGTCCGTCAGACTGTCAGTCCACCAGTCTGTCAGTCCATCAGTCAGTCCGTCAGTCCATCAGTCTGTCAGTCCACCAGTCCATCAGTCTGTCAGACTGTCAGTCCGTCAGCCCATCAGTCAGTCAGTCCATCCGTCAGTCCGTCAGTCCATCAGTCCGTCAGTCTGTCATTCCGTCAGTCTGTCAGTCCACCAGTCTGTCAGTCCGTCAGTCCACCAGTCCATCAGTTTGTCAGTCCACCAGTCTGTCAGTCCATCAGTCCGTCAGTCCCTCAGTCCCTCAGTCAGTCCGTCAGTCCCTCAGTCCGTCAGTCAGTCCATCATTCCGTCAGGACTCCATCAGGAGCCGGTCTGAGGGGCTGTGAGAGGAGCCCACGGGCAGATCCGAGGGGGGAAAGGGCCGAGTGGGAAACGAGAGAGGAGGGGATCCGATCCGCACACTCGGCACCACCCGCGGGAGGAGAAACCCCCGGGCCgagctcctccctcccagccgGGGAGAGGCGGCCCCGTCCCGCCCTCCCACCCGCCCCGGCGCGCTCAGGTGCAGCCGCAGGAGTCCACGATCATGTCGGGGATGTCGGTCTTGACGATGTTGCTGTCGCGATCGTAGtagagcagggagaggggccGGCGCTGGGTGGGAACGCAGCAGGAATCCACGGCGGCCGCCGCGCTCGCCGCCTTGATGCGGTTGAGGACGGCGGTGTGGAAGGAGGCGGCGAGGCCGGGGATGCCGGCCATGTGCAgcgggcacagccccgagcAGTAATTCATGTGGTACCCCTCGGGCTGGATGATCCAATCCTCCCAGCCGATCTCCTTGAAATCCACAAAGAATTCCTGGCGGCAGCACATCCGCGAGTCCGCGCCGCAATCGACGCCGCGCCGGCGGAGGCGGTGAGGGGTCCTGGCCCGGGCTCGGGCCACCACGAATGGCCAGTGGGAATGGCTGGGgtggggtggcagaggggaccCCCAGCCCTCCGGCACATCCAGCTGCACCGTGAGCCGGGGGGTGTCCTGCGTGAAGAGGCTCTGGACGGCTGCTCCGATGTCCAGCGCGGTCCAGCCGGGTCTCTGCACCTCCAGCCGCGTCTCGCCGGTCACCGTCAGGTTCGGTCCCGCTGGGTCTGCCCGCAGGAGCCTGACGGTGACAGGCTGTGACCCGCGGCCGGGGGATGCCCAGAACAGGTACAGGGTGGCCTGCTGGATGTCACTGCTCCTGGCCACCTCCTGGGAGAAGCGGAAATGCAGGAGGACGCTGTGGGAAGTGGAGGATCCTGCGCGGAAGCAAGAGGAGAGTCAGGAGTGAAGAGGGGACTGatcctgtcccacccctgtGGTGGTGgtgtgagggtccccaggaccaggtgagagatgagaattgactccaagttctcagaaggctgatttattattttattttattttattttattttattttattttatttattttattttatttcat
This portion of the Serinus canaria isolate serCan28SL12 chromosome 25, serCan2020, whole genome shotgun sequence genome encodes:
- the LOC115484492 gene encoding LOW QUALITY PROTEIN: inhibin beta C chain-like (The sequence of the model RefSeq protein was modified relative to this genomic sequence to represent the inferred CDS: deleted 2 bases in 1 codon), with product MSLTVALLLLSLARMAAAKGERCPACGVAALAPGAQRDALLALAKRSILAKLRLPGRPSVPQPPSRGSLLTALRTMLRDGAATPGMLRDGTATPDARDAPATPGMLRDAAATAGMPRDAPATAGMPRDGRGTGLQEYELLSFAESGSSTSHSVLLHFRFSQEVARSSDIQQATLYLFWASPGRGSQPVTVRLLRADPAGPNLTVTGETRLEVQRPGWTALDIGAAVQSLFTQDTPRLTVQLDVPEGWGSPLPPHPSHSHWPFVVARARARTPHRLRRRGVDCGADSRMCCRQEFFVDFKEIGWEDWIIQPEGYHMNYCSGLCPLHMAGIPGLAASFHTAVLNRIKAASAAAAVDSCCVPTQRRPLSLLYYDRDSNIVKTDIPDMIVDSCGCT